The following proteins are encoded in a genomic region of Saccharopolyspora antimicrobica:
- the rplP gene encoding 50S ribosomal protein L16 codes for MLVPRRVKWRKSHAPKRKGFAKGGTKISFGEYGIQAIEHGYVTNRQIESARIAITRHVKRGGKVWINIFPDRPLTKKPAETRQGSGKGSPESWVANVKPGRIMFELTFPNEKTAVEALTRAAHKLPMKCKIVSREGGDF; via the coding sequence GTGCTCGTCCCACGCAGGGTGAAGTGGCGCAAGAGCCACGCACCGAAGCGCAAGGGCTTCGCCAAGGGTGGCACGAAGATCAGCTTCGGTGAGTACGGCATTCAGGCGATCGAGCACGGGTACGTGACCAACCGCCAGATCGAGTCGGCCCGTATCGCGATCACCCGGCACGTCAAGCGTGGCGGCAAGGTGTGGATCAACATCTTCCCGGACCGCCCGCTGACCAAGAAGCCCGCCGAAACCCGTCAGGGTTCCGGTAAGGGTTCGCCGGAGTCCTGGGTCGCCAACGTCAAGCCCGGACGCATCATGTTCGAGCTGACCTTCCCGAACGAGAAGACGGCGGTCGAGGCGCTGACCCGTGCGGCGCACAAGCTCCCGATGAAGTGCAAGATCGTGTCCCGCGAGGGTGGTGACTTCTGA
- the rpmC gene encoding 50S ribosomal protein L29: protein MAAGVTASELRELNEEELVQRLKEAKEELFNLRFQMATGQLSNNRRLRTVRQDIARIYTIMRERELGLTVSPEGAEEGAA from the coding sequence ATGGCAGCGGGTGTCACCGCTTCCGAGCTCCGCGAACTCAACGAGGAGGAGCTCGTCCAGCGGCTGAAGGAGGCGAAGGAGGAGCTGTTCAACCTTCGCTTCCAGATGGCCACCGGTCAGCTGAGCAACAACCGGCGGCTGCGCACGGTCCGGCAGGACATCGCCCGGATCTACACGATCATGCGCGAGCGCGAATTGGGCCTGACGGTTTCCCCCGAAGGCGCTGAGGAGGGCGCGGCATGA
- the rpsQ gene encoding 30S ribosomal protein S17, giving the protein MSEKEGQGVERNRRKVREGYVVSDKMDKTIVVSLEDRKKHALYGKVMRQTSKVKAHDEANSAGVGDRVLLMETRPLSASKRWRLVEILEKAK; this is encoded by the coding sequence ATGAGCGAGAAAGAAGGACAGGGCGTGGAGCGCAACCGCCGCAAGGTGCGCGAGGGCTACGTCGTCTCGGACAAGATGGACAAGACGATCGTGGTCTCCCTCGAAGACCGCAAGAAGCACGCGCTCTACGGCAAGGTCATGCGGCAGACCAGCAAGGTCAAGGCGCACGACGAGGCCAACTCGGCCGGTGTCGGCGACCGCGTGCTGCTGATGGAGACTCGGCCGCTGTCGGCCAGCAAGCGCTGGCGACTGGTCGAGATCCTGGAGAAGGCCAAGTAA
- the rplN gene encoding 50S ribosomal protein L14, with translation MIQQESRLRVADNTGAKEILTIRVLGGSGRRYAGLGDIIVATVKEAIPGANVKKGDVVKAVIVRQKKERRRPDGSYIRFDENAAVLVKPGGEPRGTRIFGPVARELRDKKFMKIISLAPEVL, from the coding sequence GTGATCCAGCAGGAGTCGCGACTGCGCGTCGCCGACAACACCGGGGCCAAGGAGATCCTCACGATCCGTGTCCTCGGTGGGTCGGGTCGCCGCTACGCGGGCCTCGGGGACATCATCGTGGCGACCGTCAAGGAAGCCATCCCCGGTGCCAACGTGAAGAAGGGCGATGTGGTCAAGGCCGTCATCGTCCGCCAGAAGAAGGAACGCCGTCGTCCGGACGGTTCGTACATCCGGTTCGACGAGAACGCTGCGGTGCTGGTGAAGCCGGGCGGCGAGCCCCGCGGTACCCGCATCTTCGGGCCGGTGGCCCGCGAACTGCGCGACAAGAAGTTCATGAAGATCATCTCGCTCGCGCCGGAGGTCTTGTGA
- the rplX gene encoding 50S ribosomal protein L24: MKVKKGDTVVVISGKDKGAKGKVIKAMPQEQRVLVEGVNRIKKHTKVSRTERGAQSGGIVTQEAPIHVSNVMVVDSDGKPTRVGYRIGEDGKKVRISRRNGKDI, encoded by the coding sequence ATGAAGGTCAAGAAGGGCGACACGGTCGTCGTCATCTCCGGCAAGGACAAGGGCGCCAAGGGCAAGGTCATCAAGGCCATGCCGCAGGAGCAGCGAGTTCTGGTCGAGGGTGTCAACCGGATCAAGAAGCACACCAAGGTCTCGCGGACCGAGCGTGGCGCGCAGTCCGGCGGCATCGTCACCCAGGAAGCGCCGATCCACGTGAGCAACGTGATGGTCGTGGACTCCGACGGCAAGCCCACCCGAGTCGGCTACCGCATCGGTGAGGACGGCAAGAAGGTTCGCATCTCTCGTCGTAACGGTAAGGACATCTGA
- the rplE gene encoding 50S ribosomal protein L5, whose translation MTTAEKIVPRLKTRYREEIRQALNEEFNYSNVMQTPGVVKVVVNMGVGDAARDSKLIEGAVRDLTIITGQKPEIRRARKSIAQFKLREGMPIGARATLRGDRMWEFLDRLVTIALPRIRDFRGLSPKQFDGRGNYTFGLNEQSMFHEIDPDSIDRPRGMDITVVTTATNNEEGRALLKHLGFPFKEN comes from the coding sequence ATGACTACCGCTGAGAAGATCGTCCCGCGGCTCAAGACCCGTTACCGCGAGGAGATCCGCCAGGCGCTGAACGAGGAGTTCAACTACTCCAACGTGATGCAGACGCCGGGCGTGGTCAAGGTCGTGGTCAACATGGGTGTTGGCGACGCCGCTCGGGACAGCAAGCTGATCGAGGGCGCGGTCCGCGACCTGACGATCATCACCGGTCAGAAGCCGGAGATCCGGCGGGCCCGCAAGTCCATCGCGCAGTTCAAGCTGCGCGAGGGCATGCCGATCGGCGCGCGGGCGACCCTGCGCGGCGACCGCATGTGGGAGTTCCTGGACCGCCTGGTCACCATCGCGCTGCCGCGTATCCGCGACTTCCGCGGGCTGTCGCCGAAGCAGTTCGACGGCCGGGGCAACTACACGTTCGGCCTGAACGAGCAGTCGATGTTCCACGAGATCGACCCGGACAGCATCGACCGTCCGCGCGGCATGGACATCACCGTCGTTACCACGGCCACCAACAATGAGGAGGGCCGGGCGCTGCTGAAGCACCTGGGCTTCCCGTTCAAGGAGAACTGA
- a CDS encoding type Z 30S ribosomal protein S14 — protein sequence MAKKALVIKASKKPKFGVRGYTRCQRCGRPRAVFRKFGLCRVCFREMAHAGELPGVSKSSW from the coding sequence ATGGCCAAGAAGGCGCTGGTTATCAAGGCTTCGAAGAAGCCGAAGTTCGGCGTTCGCGGCTACACCCGCTGCCAGCGCTGCGGGCGTCCGCGCGCGGTGTTCCGCAAGTTCGGCCTGTGCCGCGTGTGCTTCCGCGAGATGGCGCACGCCGGCGAGCTGCCCGGCGTGAGCAAGTCCTCCTGGTGA
- the rpsH gene encoding 30S ribosomal protein S8 — protein MTMTDPIADMLTRLRNGNSAYHDEVVMPHSKLKANIAEILKREGYVSGSRVEEGENCKQLVVELKYGPNRERSIAGLRRVSKPGLRVYAKSTNLPKVLGGLGVAIISTSGGLLTDRQAMKKGVGGEVLAYVW, from the coding sequence ATGACGATGACCGATCCGATCGCAGACATGCTGACGCGTCTGCGCAACGGAAACTCGGCATACCACGACGAGGTCGTGATGCCGCACTCCAAGCTGAAGGCGAACATCGCCGAGATCCTCAAGCGCGAGGGCTACGTGTCCGGTTCCCGCGTCGAAGAGGGCGAGAACTGCAAGCAGCTCGTTGTCGAGCTCAAGTACGGCCCGAACCGCGAGCGGAGCATCGCGGGCCTGCGCCGGGTCTCCAAGCCCGGTCTGCGGGTCTACGCCAAGTCCACCAACCTGCCCAAGGTGCTGGGTGGCCTGGGCGTCGCCATCATCTCGACCTCCGGCGGTCTGCTGACCGACCGGCAGGCCATGAAGAAGGGCGTGGGCGGGGAAGTCCTCGCCTACGTCTGGTAA
- the rplF gene encoding 50S ribosomal protein L6: MSRIGKLPITVPSGVEVTIDGQSVTVKGPKGTLEHQVAEPIVVERDEDGAILVKRPNDERESRSLHGLTRTLVNNMVIGVSQGYEKGLEIHGVGYRVLLKGSNLEFSLGYSHPIVIEPPQGIQFAVDGPTKISVKGIDKQLVGEIAARIRKLRKPDPYKGKGVRYAGENIRRKVGKTGK, from the coding sequence ATGTCGCGCATCGGAAAGCTGCCGATCACCGTCCCCTCCGGCGTCGAGGTGACCATCGACGGCCAGTCGGTGACGGTGAAGGGCCCCAAGGGCACGCTTGAGCACCAGGTCGCGGAACCCATCGTCGTCGAGCGGGACGAGGATGGCGCGATTCTGGTCAAGCGCCCGAACGACGAGCGGGAGAGCCGGTCGCTGCACGGGCTCACCCGGACCCTGGTGAACAACATGGTCATCGGGGTCAGCCAGGGCTACGAAAAGGGCCTGGAGATCCACGGCGTCGGTTACCGCGTGCTGCTGAAGGGATCGAACCTCGAGTTCTCCCTCGGCTACAGCCACCCCATCGTGATCGAACCGCCGCAGGGCATCCAGTTCGCGGTCGACGGCCCGACCAAGATTTCGGTCAAGGGCATCGACAAGCAGCTGGTCGGCGAGATCGCGGCCAGGATTCGCAAGCTGCGCAAGCCGGACCCGTACAAGGGCAAGGGTGTCCGCTACGCAGGTGAGAACATCCGCCGCAAGGTCGGGAAGACGGGTAAGTGA
- the rplR gene encoding 50S ribosomal protein L18: MSETTATKRKPVGKDISTKRRLARAKRHTRIRKKILGTAERPRLVVTRSLRHIVAQVIDDTKGHTLASATSLEADVRALEGDKKAKATKVGELVAARAKEAGVEKVVFDRGGNDYHGRVAALADAARDGGLEF; this comes from the coding sequence ATGAGCGAGACGACAGCTACCAAGCGCAAGCCGGTGGGCAAGGACATCTCGACCAAGCGTCGGCTTGCCCGCGCCAAGCGGCACACGCGCATCCGCAAGAAGATCCTCGGCACCGCCGAGCGCCCGCGCCTGGTCGTGACCCGGTCGCTGCGCCACATCGTTGCCCAGGTCATCGACGACACCAAGGGTCACACCCTGGCGTCGGCGACCAGCCTGGAGGCCGACGTCCGCGCGCTCGAGGGCGACAAGAAGGCCAAGGCCACCAAGGTCGGCGAACTGGTCGCAGCCCGGGCCAAGGAAGCCGGCGTGGAGAAGGTCGTCTTCGACCGCGGCGGCAACGACTACCACGGTCGGGTCGCCGCGCTGGCGGACGCCGCGCGTGACGGCGGACTGGAGTTCTGA
- the rpsE gene encoding 30S ribosomal protein S5, which translates to MPGRTRREGGESGGKDRRDRRDGGRGGAAQEKTPQFERVVTINRVAKVVKGGRRFSFTALVVVGDGDGMVGVGYGKAKEVPAAIAKGVEEAKKNFFRVPRLGGTITHPVQGEEAAGVVLLRPASAGTGVIAGGPVRAVLECAGIHDVLSKSLGSDNPINIVHATVDALKQLQRPEEVAARRGLPLEDVAPAFILRARAAQQGV; encoded by the coding sequence ATGCCTGGACGCACTCGGCGTGAGGGCGGGGAGTCCGGCGGCAAGGACCGCCGGGACCGCCGCGACGGCGGCCGTGGCGGGGCGGCCCAAGAGAAGACCCCGCAGTTCGAACGCGTCGTGACCATCAACCGTGTCGCGAAGGTCGTCAAGGGTGGTCGGCGCTTCAGCTTCACCGCGCTGGTCGTCGTCGGCGACGGCGACGGCATGGTCGGTGTCGGCTACGGCAAGGCCAAGGAAGTTCCGGCGGCCATCGCCAAGGGCGTCGAGGAGGCGAAGAAGAACTTCTTCCGCGTCCCGCGCCTGGGCGGCACCATCACGCACCCGGTGCAGGGCGAGGAGGCGGCCGGCGTCGTGCTGCTGCGTCCGGCCAGCGCCGGTACCGGTGTTATCGCCGGTGGCCCGGTGCGCGCGGTGCTCGAGTGCGCCGGCATCCACGACGTGCTGAGCAAGTCGCTGGGCAGCGACAACCCGATCAACATCGTGCACGCCACGGTCGACGCGCTGAAGCAGCTGCAGCGGCCGGAGGAGGTCGCGGCTCGCCGTGGCCTGCCGCTCGAGGACGTCGCTCCGGCGTTCATCCTGCGTGCCCGTGCTGCGCAGCAGGGGGTCTGA
- the rpmD gene encoding 50S ribosomal protein L30, with the protein MAQLKITQVRGLVGTKQNQRDTMRSLGLRKIRQSVVRPDDSNVRGMINAVRHLVTVEEVD; encoded by the coding sequence ATGGCACAGCTGAAGATCACCCAGGTGCGTGGTCTGGTCGGCACCAAGCAGAACCAGCGCGACACCATGCGCTCCCTCGGGCTGCGCAAGATCCGTCAGTCCGTCGTGCGTCCGGATGACTCGAACGTGCGCGGCATGATCAATGCCGTCCGTCACCTGGTGACGGTCGAGGAGGTCGACTGA
- the rplO gene encoding 50S ribosomal protein L15, producing MVIKLHDLRPAPGAKRDKIRVGRGEGSKGKTAGRGTKGTKARKNVSPRFEGGQMPIHMRLPKLRGFKNRFRTEYQGVNVARLAEAFPEGGTVGIAELVAKGLVKKNELVKILGDGDLEGIKLDVTAHAFTGSAQEKITAAGGSATKLDR from the coding sequence ATGGTCATCAAACTGCACGACCTGCGTCCGGCCCCGGGTGCCAAGCGGGACAAGATCCGCGTCGGTCGCGGTGAGGGTTCCAAGGGCAAGACCGCCGGCCGCGGTACCAAGGGCACCAAGGCCCGCAAGAACGTCTCCCCGCGCTTCGAGGGCGGGCAGATGCCGATCCACATGCGGCTCCCGAAGCTCCGCGGCTTCAAGAACCGCTTCCGCACCGAGTACCAGGGTGTGAACGTGGCGCGGCTGGCCGAGGCGTTCCCGGAGGGCGGCACCGTCGGCATCGCCGAGCTGGTCGCCAAGGGCCTGGTCAAGAAGAACGAACTGGTGAAGATCCTCGGCGACGGGGACCTCGAGGGCATCAAGCTGGACGTGACCGCGCACGCGTTCACCGGCAGCGCCCAGGAGAAGATCACCGCTGCGGGCGGCTCGGCCACCAAGCTGGACCGCTGA
- the secY gene encoding preprotein translocase subunit SecY — MLGAFRSALATPDLRRKILFTLGMVVLYRLGATIPSPGVSYPNIQQCIEQIEGSGSQSVYSLLNLFSGGALLQLSVLSLGIMPYITASIIVQLLQVVIPRFEQLKKEGQSGQAKLTQYTRYLTIALAVLQGTGVVALAVRGQLFQGCSVSPIPDDSVLNLITIVVVMTAGAAVLMWMGELITERGIGNGMSLLIFVSIAARIPAEGGAILQSHGGLVFAVVCCFAVVIIGTVVFIEQAQRRIPVQYAKRMIGRRMYGGTSTYLPLKVNQAGVIPVIFGSSLLYLPQLIGQLAGNQDSWWARFIQTYIVDPSSWVHILLYMALIVFFAYFYVSITFNPEERADDMKKFGGFIPGIRPGRPTAEYLNFVLSRITLPGALYLGIIAILPNFFLGITGSGQNQNFPFGGTAVLIMVNVGLDTVKQIESQLTQRKYEGFLR; from the coding sequence GTGCTCGGCGCCTTCCGCTCGGCTCTGGCGACGCCGGACCTGCGCCGCAAGATCCTGTTCACCCTCGGCATGGTGGTGCTCTACCGACTCGGCGCCACGATCCCGTCGCCGGGGGTGTCGTACCCGAACATCCAGCAGTGCATCGAGCAGATCGAGGGCAGCGGCTCGCAGAGCGTCTACTCCCTGCTCAACCTCTTCAGCGGTGGTGCGCTGCTGCAACTCTCGGTGCTGTCGCTGGGCATCATGCCCTACATCACCGCGAGCATCATCGTCCAGCTGCTGCAGGTGGTCATCCCGCGCTTCGAGCAGCTGAAGAAGGAAGGCCAGTCCGGCCAGGCGAAGCTGACCCAGTACACCCGGTACCTGACGATCGCGCTGGCGGTCCTGCAGGGCACCGGCGTGGTGGCGCTCGCCGTGCGCGGCCAGCTGTTCCAGGGCTGCTCGGTCTCGCCGATCCCGGACGACTCGGTGCTGAACCTGATCACCATCGTGGTCGTGATGACCGCCGGTGCGGCCGTCCTGATGTGGATGGGCGAGCTGATCACCGAGCGCGGCATCGGCAACGGCATGTCGCTGCTGATCTTCGTCTCCATCGCGGCCCGCATCCCGGCCGAGGGCGGCGCGATCCTGCAGTCGCACGGCGGCCTGGTGTTCGCGGTGGTCTGCTGCTTCGCGGTCGTGATCATCGGCACCGTGGTCTTCATCGAGCAGGCCCAGCGCCGGATCCCGGTGCAGTACGCCAAGCGCATGATCGGCCGCCGGATGTACGGCGGCACCTCCACCTACCTGCCGCTGAAGGTGAACCAGGCGGGTGTCATCCCGGTCATCTTCGGTTCCTCCCTGCTGTACCTGCCGCAGCTGATCGGTCAGCTGGCCGGCAACCAGGACAGCTGGTGGGCGCGCTTCATCCAGACCTACATCGTCGATCCGTCCAGCTGGGTGCACATCCTGCTGTACATGGCGCTGATCGTCTTCTTCGCGTACTTCTACGTGTCGATCACGTTCAACCCCGAAGAGCGCGCGGACGACATGAAGAAGTTCGGCGGCTTCATCCCGGGCATCCGCCCGGGGCGGCCGACCGCCGAGTACCTGAACTTCGTGCTCTCCCGGATCACCCTGCCCGGCGCGCTGTACCTGGGCATCATCGCGATCCTGCCGAACTTCTTCCTCGGCATCACCGGTAGCGGCCAGAACCAGAACTTCCCGTTCGGCGGCACCGCGGTGCTGATCATGGTCAACGTCGGTCTGGACACCGTGAAGCAAATCGAGAGCCAGCTCACGCAGCGCAAGTACGAGGGATTCCTCCGGTAA
- a CDS encoding adenylate kinase has product MVRLVLVGPPGAGKGTQAAVLSEQLGVPHISTGDLFRANIGNETPLGQKAKSYMDAGELVPDEVTNEMVRDRLGDEDAAKGFLLDGYPRNTAQAEVLRGMLAADDTELTAVLQFDVPEEELVKRMLARGRSDDTEDVIRRRLAVYRSETEPLLDYYQDRIIKIDAVGSIEEITARALEALRDRS; this is encoded by the coding sequence TTGGTGCGATTGGTTCTCGTGGGCCCGCCCGGTGCGGGCAAGGGCACCCAGGCCGCGGTGCTGAGCGAGCAGCTCGGCGTTCCGCACATCTCCACCGGAGATCTGTTCCGCGCCAACATCGGCAACGAGACGCCGCTCGGCCAGAAGGCCAAGAGCTACATGGACGCCGGTGAGCTGGTGCCGGACGAGGTCACCAACGAGATGGTGCGCGACCGGCTGGGCGACGAGGACGCCGCGAAGGGCTTCCTGCTCGACGGCTACCCGCGCAACACCGCGCAGGCCGAGGTGCTGCGCGGCATGCTCGCCGCGGACGACACCGAGCTGACCGCCGTGCTGCAGTTCGACGTGCCGGAGGAGGAGCTGGTCAAGCGCATGCTGGCGCGCGGCCGCTCGGACGACACCGAGGACGTCATCCGCCGCCGGCTGGCGGTCTACCGGTCGGAGACCGAGCCGCTGCTCGACTACTACCAGGACCGGATCATCAAGATCGACGCGGTGGGCTCGATCGAGGAGATCACCGCTCGCGCGCTGGAAGCGCTCCGCGACCGCAGCTGA
- the map gene encoding type I methionyl aminopeptidase, whose translation MLRRGKGIELKSRGEIEAMRAAGLVVARTLAAVTAQAKAGASTGELDELAEQTIRDAGAVPSFKGYHGFPASICASLNEKVVHGIPSRDEVLAEGDLLSVDCGAILDGWHGDSAVTLAIGEVGEADRALSAATEASMWAGIEQVRAGNKLTDISHAVETAARAAAKADGREYGIIAEYGGHGIGTQMHMEPFLPNLGKPGRGPKLRVGMAIAVEPMLTLGTAETEELDDEWTVVTADRSRAAHWEHTVAITDDGPWVLTAPES comes from the coding sequence TTGTTGCGTCGGGGGAAGGGCATCGAGCTCAAGTCTCGTGGCGAGATCGAGGCGATGCGCGCGGCGGGACTCGTCGTCGCCCGCACGCTGGCCGCGGTGACCGCGCAGGCCAAGGCCGGGGCGAGCACCGGTGAGCTGGACGAGCTCGCCGAGCAGACGATCCGCGATGCGGGAGCGGTGCCCTCCTTCAAGGGCTACCACGGCTTCCCGGCGTCGATCTGCGCCTCGCTGAACGAGAAGGTCGTGCACGGGATCCCGTCGCGCGACGAGGTCCTGGCCGAGGGCGACCTGCTCTCGGTGGACTGCGGCGCGATCCTGGACGGCTGGCACGGTGACTCCGCGGTGACGCTGGCGATCGGCGAGGTCGGGGAGGCCGACCGCGCGCTGTCGGCGGCCACCGAGGCGTCGATGTGGGCCGGGATCGAGCAGGTCCGGGCGGGCAACAAGCTGACCGACATCTCCCACGCGGTGGAGACCGCGGCGCGGGCCGCGGCGAAGGCCGACGGCCGGGAGTACGGGATCATCGCCGAGTACGGCGGGCACGGCATCGGCACCCAGATGCACATGGAGCCGTTCCTGCCGAACCTCGGCAAGCCGGGCCGCGGCCCGAAGCTTCGCGTCGGGATGGCGATCGCGGTGGAGCCGATGCTCACCCTCGGCACGGCCGAGACCGAGGAGCTCGACGACGAGTGGACCGTGGTGACGGCCGACCGCTCCCGCGCAGCGCACTGGGAGCACACGGTGGCGATCACCGACGACGGCCCCTGGGTCCTCACCGCTCCCGAGAGCTGA
- a CDS encoding class I SAM-dependent methyltransferase, producing MSKRKKLREYWTFLNSAARQPATVGAVLPTSRYVAEAVAAVVPSSGAPTVLELGPGTGALSGPIQRRLSEGARHLAVEIDPKMVQFLERTKPWLEVIEGDATHLRKILDAAGVDKVDAVISSIPWTLLTPEKQRELLHEAASVMSADGVFTTVTYLTTLWRPPTRAFLDALHDTFDEIMPRTAVWRNVPPARVYACRRPK from the coding sequence GTGAGCAAGCGTAAGAAGCTGCGCGAGTACTGGACGTTCCTGAACAGCGCAGCTCGTCAGCCGGCCACGGTGGGCGCGGTGCTGCCGACGTCGCGGTACGTCGCGGAGGCGGTGGCCGCCGTGGTGCCCAGCTCGGGCGCCCCGACCGTGCTGGAGCTCGGGCCGGGCACCGGCGCGCTCAGCGGGCCGATCCAGCGGAGGCTGTCCGAGGGCGCCCGCCACCTGGCCGTCGAGATAGACCCGAAGATGGTCCAGTTCCTGGAGCGCACCAAGCCGTGGCTGGAGGTCATCGAGGGCGATGCCACCCACCTGCGCAAGATCCTCGACGCGGCGGGCGTCGACAAGGTCGACGCGGTGATCAGCAGCATCCCGTGGACGCTCCTGACACCGGAGAAGCAGCGCGAGCTCCTGCACGAAGCGGCCTCGGTGATGTCGGCGGACGGCGTGTTCACCACCGTCACCTACCTGACGACGCTGTGGCGCCCGCCCACCAGGGCGTTCCTCGACGCCCTCCACGACACCTTCGACGAGATCATGCCGCGCACCGCGGTCTGGCGCAACGTCCCGCCGGCCCGCGTCTACGCCTGCCGCCGCCCGAAGTGA
- a CDS encoding class I SAM-dependent methyltransferase yields the protein MTPQQDRHDPRTAPWLDRAAQTATRRLGEYGAFFRTAVRNPRMVGAATPTSAAVAATVAQVVPTTGSPVVVELGPGTGSLSNGIHERLPHGARHIGIELGEGMVEHLREHKPWLEVVHADAGDLLALLDKLGIAQVDAVISSIPWSLMPGDAQDHVLHQAAAALSPQGAFTALTYLPADRTPGGRRFRNRLEHVFDEVLTHTTWRNLPPILHYICRRPLR from the coding sequence GTGACACCCCAGCAGGACCGACACGACCCGCGCACCGCACCGTGGCTGGACCGGGCAGCGCAGACCGCCACCCGCAGGCTCGGCGAGTACGGGGCGTTCTTCCGCACCGCGGTGCGCAATCCCAGGATGGTCGGCGCGGCCACCCCGACCTCGGCCGCCGTCGCGGCGACCGTGGCGCAGGTGGTGCCCACCACCGGCTCGCCCGTGGTGGTCGAGCTCGGTCCCGGCACCGGCTCGCTGAGCAACGGCATCCACGAACGCCTGCCGCACGGGGCGCGGCACATCGGCATCGAGCTCGGCGAGGGCATGGTCGAGCACCTGCGCGAGCACAAGCCGTGGCTGGAGGTCGTGCACGCCGACGCCGGCGACCTGCTCGCCCTGCTGGACAAGCTCGGCATCGCCCAGGTCGACGCGGTGATCAGCAGCATCCCGTGGTCGCTGATGCCCGGCGACGCCCAGGACCACGTCCTGCACCAGGCCGCGGCGGCCCTCTCGCCGCAGGGCGCCTTCACCGCGCTCACCTACCTGCCCGCCGACCGGACGCCCGGCGGCCGCCGCTTCCGCAACCGCCTGGAGCACGTCTTCGACGAGGTGCTGACCCACACCACCTGGCGCAACCTGCCGCCGATCCTGCACTACATCTGCCGTCGCCCGCTGCGGTGA
- the infA gene encoding translation initiation factor IF-1 codes for MGKKDGAIEVEGRVIEPLPNAMFRVELENGHKVLAHISGKMRQHYIRILPEDRVVVELSPYDLSRGRIVYRYK; via the coding sequence ATGGGCAAGAAAGACGGGGCCATTGAGGTCGAGGGCCGGGTGATCGAGCCACTCCCCAACGCGATGTTCCGCGTCGAGTTGGAGAACGGCCACAAGGTTCTCGCACACATCAGTGGCAAGATGCGCCAGCACTACATCCGCATCCTGCCCGAGGACCGGGTCGTGGTGGAGCTCTCGCCGTACGACCTCTCCCGTGGGCGCATCGTCTACCGCTACAAGTGA
- the rpmJ gene encoding 50S ribosomal protein L36, translating into MKVQPSVKRICDKCQVIRRHGRVLVICDNARHKQRQG; encoded by the coding sequence GTGAAGGTCCAGCCGAGTGTGAAGCGAATCTGCGACAAGTGCCAGGTCATCCGCCGTCACGGGCGGGTGCTGGTGATCTGCGACAACGCCCGACACAAGCAGCGTCAGGGCTGA
- the rpsM gene encoding 30S ribosomal protein S13: MARLVGVDLPRDKRMEIALTYIFGIGKTRAKEILSATGVSPDAKPRDLDDEQLTQLRDFIENNYRVEGDLRREVQADIRRKIEIGCYQGWRHRRHLPVHGQRTKTNARTRKGPKKTVAGKKKAKK, translated from the coding sequence ATGGCACGGCTCGTTGGAGTCGACCTCCCGCGCGACAAGCGCATGGAGATCGCGCTCACCTACATTTTCGGCATCGGCAAGACCCGCGCGAAGGAGATTCTCTCCGCGACCGGTGTCTCGCCCGACGCCAAGCCGCGCGACCTCGATGACGAGCAGCTGACCCAGCTGCGCGACTTCATCGAGAACAACTACCGGGTTGAGGGCGACCTCCGCCGCGAGGTCCAGGCCGACATCCGCCGGAAGATCGAGATCGGGTGCTACCAGGGATGGCGTCACCGCCGTCACCTGCCGGTGCACGGGCAGCGGACCAAGACCAACGCCCGCACCCGCAAGGGCCCGAAGAAGACGGTCGCCGGCAAGAAGAAGGCCAAGAAGTAA